One genomic window of Etheostoma spectabile isolate EspeVRDwgs_2016 chromosome 5, UIUC_Espe_1.0, whole genome shotgun sequence includes the following:
- the smarcb1a gene encoding SWI/SNF-related matrix-associated actin-dependent regulator of chromatin subfamily B member 1-A: protein MALSKTFGQKPVKFQLEEDGDFYMIGSEVGNYLRMFRGSLYKRYPSLWRKLASVEERKKIVESSHDHGYTQLATSVTLLKASEVEEILEGNDEKYKAVSISTEPPAYLREQKAKRNSQWVPTLPNSSHHLDAVPCSTTINRSRLGRDKKRTFPLCFDDHDPAVIHENATQSEVLVPIRLDMEIEGQKLRDAFTWNMNEKLMTPEMFAEILCDDLDLNPLAFVPAIASAIRQQIESYPTDSILEEQTDQRVIIKLNIHVGNISLVDQFEWDMSERENSPEKFALKLCSELGLGGEFVTTIAYSIRGQLSWHQRTYAFSENPLPTVEIAIRNTGDADQWCPLLETLTDAEMEKKIRDQDRNTRRMRRLANTAPAW from the exons ATGGCGCTTAGCAAAACGTTTGGACAAAAACCGGTTAAATTTCAGCTCGAGGAGGATGGAGACTTTTACATGATTGGATCGGAG gtGGGAAACTACCTCCGTATGTTCAGAGGCTCTCTGTATAAAAGATACCCGTCATTATGGAGAAAACTGGCTTCGGTGGAAGAACGGAAGAAAATAGTGGAGTCATCACACG ATCACGGCTACACTCAGCTGGCCACCAGTGTGACTCTGCTGAAGGCTTCGGAGGTCGAGGAGATACTTGAAGGAAACGACGAGAAGTACAAAGCTGTCTCGATCAGCACTGAGCCCCCTGCCTACCTCAG GGAGCAGAAGGCGAAGAGGAACAGTCAGTGGGTTCCCACGCtgcccaacagttcccaccaccTGGATGCGGTTCCCTGCTCCACCACCATCAACCGCAGCCGACTGGGCCGCGATAAGAAGAGGACCTTCCCACTGTG CTTTGACGACCACGACCCAGCAGTGATCCACGAGAACGCCACTCAGTCTGAAGTTCTGGTTCCAATCCGTCTGGACATGGAGATTGAGGGACAGAAGCTCAGAGACGCTTTCACCTGGAATATGAACG AGAAGCTGATGACGCCAGAGATGTTCGCCGAGATCCTTTGCGATGACCTGGACCTCAACCCGCTGGCCTTCGTCCCTGCCATCGCCTCAGCCATCCGACAGCAGATCGAGTCTTATCCGACAGACAGCATCCTGGAGGAGCAGACGGACCAGCGGGTCATCATCAAG TTGAACATCCATGTTGGGAACATCTCCCTGGTGGACCAGTTTGAGTGGGATATGTCTGAGAGGGAGAACTCTCCAGAGAAGTTTGCCCTGAAGCTTTGCTCTGAGCTCGGCCTCGGCGGAGAGTTTGTCACCACCATCGCCTACAGCATCCGCGGTCAGCTGAGCTGGCACCAGAGGACATACGCCTTCAG TGAGAACCCGCTGCCCACAGTGGAGATAGCCATTAGAAACACAGGCGATGCCGACCAGTGgtgccccctgctggagacccTGACGGacgcagagatggagaagaagaTCAGGGATCAGGACAGGAACACGAG GCGAATGAGGCGATTGGCGAACACGGCCCCCGCGTGGTAG